In the Nitrosopumilus cobalaminigenes genome, GACTTCTAAATCTGTAAGGTCTCTGTTCTAATGGCCTTTCTTCTGTAAAGAATGTTGAAATTGTAATTATTTTTCCACCTTCTTTCATTACTTTTAATGCTTGAACCGAGCCCCAGAAAGTACCTGTTAAATGAATTCCAATTGTACTTTTGAATTCATCTAATGGTGAATTTGGAAAACATGTGACAGGGCCTGACACACCTGCATTGTTAATTATGTAATCTATTGTAACATTGTCATTCTTTAGAGAATCAAACATTCCATTCATTGCAGTTTCATCTGAAACATCAACCCCTGAAAAAATTCTCACTGATGCATTTGTACCTTGAGGAATTTTTCCTTCAAGTTCCTTTGCTGCCTCTTCTAGTGGCCCTTTTCTTCTTCCAAGAATAATTACACTTGCTCCTTCCTCGACAAATTTCGTTGCGATGGCTTTACCAATTCCAGTACCACTTCCTGTGATTAGAGCAATTTTATTTTGAAATTTCAATTTAGATAAAATCTCAAAACTTTTGTAATATTTAATTCGATTGATCTTTGAGTCAAAAAATACAGAATATCTTTATTTGTGGGTATGATTGATGATTTTTAATGCATGATACAGAGTCTGACACATTTGTCTATCAAACATGGCCTGAAAAATTTGCTGGCATGCTAAAGGAGATCGGCATTGATTCTGAATCTAAAGAAATTGGAACTGATGAAATTGAAAATGATGATTACTATAGTAGATATTTTGCTCAAACACCTAGAATGGTAACTAATAGAGGATGTATTGATATCAAGAATTCGAACATTGACGCAGTACAAATAATTCAAAAGGGATAATCATGCAAGATCCTAATCCACTTCCATGGGGCGCACTAGATAGGTTTCAAGCTCAATTTATTGTACGAAAGGCCACTGGTAATTCGTATAACAACTATGTTGCCAAAACCAAACTTACTACTAAAGGGCATTTTGCCTCAAAAACTGTTGTCAAAGTAGAATGGAATGGTTCTGGTAGTCTTGCATCAAAACTAAATGCAGATACTGAACTAAATGATATGATTGCAAAACAATCAGTAAAAGATGCAACAATCTACGTAGAGCCCACTGAAGTTGCAGTAAGAATTAGAAGTAAATGGGACAATCATATTGCTTTTGGAATCACAAAAGAACTCTTTGAAATCTATGACCGAATTGCAGGTCACATAAAATCCGTCTAAGCTTTCCACCAATCTAAAGCCAAGAAATCTACTTTCTCTTTGCCTTTAGGAATTGCCAAGATGAATTGTTTCTTAACACTTGTAGCTAGTCTGCCTGCTAGAACAATACCTGTGGATGTAATTGGTTCACTTCTTGTATACACTTGAATTAAAAATGGAGCATGATCAATTCCTGGTCCTTTCTCATAAACTGCAAAGTCACATCCAAATTTAATTCCTGGATTGATAATGTACCCTTTATCTCTAAAATTCTTGTATACTAGATATTTTTTATCAAATTCATGAACTTCTTTTTTACATATTTCAATTAATTCATCAACTGTTACTCTTTGTTTGGATTTTGTAATTGTAATTTTTTTATTTTCTAATAGATACAATCCTTCTATAAGATCTAAAATTAATGGAGCATCTATTTCTTCAATTTTTGGTTTTGGTATGCCTATTGGTTTCCCGTAATATCCTTGACTGAAAAGTTTTCGTGAATCCTCAATATTCCATACTATGATTCGATTTTCGATTAATTCGCTTTTCATTGTCTTTGTATGTTATTCTCTGTATATGAATTCTATAGGAAAATAGAATATCTAAATTGAAAATAAAGTAAAAGTAGTGAGGTTTTGTTGGTTATAGGCTCAATGCTAATAGAATGAAAGAATCTGATACTCTTTGACATTTGTCTGCCATTTCTTCAATTCCTTCAATAACATCTTTGATCAACATTAGTTCTTTTGTATTTGTAACTTCTGTGAGAAGTTTCAATGTTGCTTGTCTGTATTTGATGTCTATTTCTCTCTCTATTGTTTGAGTTTCTTGTGCCAACTCGATGGCGTTTGCAGTGTTTGTGTTAAGACTACGAATGATTTCATTTAGTTTGTAAACTTCGTCTACAACTAATTCAATCAGTTTTGTAATATCTTTATCCAGTTTTGCACTCTTTAGAGTTGTAATTTTTACATTTGATAGTTTGAATGAAATGCCTGTGATATAACCTGCAATCTCATCCATTGTATATGCTGTATTTAGAAGATTTTCTCTGTTCATGATTAATCCTCCAACATCGGCAACTTCTCGTGTAATTTTTCTTCTCAAGTTTTCAACTTCTTCTTCAATTGTTGAAATTTGCTCTAGTGTGTTTTTGATTCCTGATTTGTCTTTTTTCATCATTAGTTCAGGTAGTGTTGCAAGTTCTCTGGATGCATTTAGAATTCTATTGATTTCGTCTTGTAAAACTGCTATAGCCTTTCTTTTTGCTTGAACTTCAAGCTCTCCGCTATACATAACAAAAATGAAAAAACTCTGTGGTAATTTAAATCCTTTATGGTTTTAGAACTTTTTTGAGCACGAATCACATCAAATTTTTGTCATGTGCTACTTTTTTCTGACCTTTGTATAATGAGATGACTTCCTCATTTGTTGATGCATCCTCTACTGCTTTTTCAACTCTAATTTTCCCTGTGAATTTTGGAAATCTTAATGCTAGTCCTGCATCTTTGCGAATTACATCTAGTGCTGCTTTGTGAATTGGACTAAGAGTGATTTCTGATGCAACTACCTCGATTACTAATTCTGGTTCAAACCATACATCTGCTTCCATCTCACTTACTATTCGTGGATTTTTTTTAATTGAAACTTTGGGATGTAATATTTGATATAACTGATCTAGAGATTCATCTGAAAAACCTGTTCCTACTTTGCAAATACTTGGAAACGTATCTTCATCTTCATCATATGTGGCTAAGAGTAATGTTCCATAACTTCCTGTCCTTCTTCCTTTCCCAAAAAATCCACCGATTACGACAAGGTCTAAACTATCGCCCAACTCGTTTCTATATTCGCGTTTAAGCTTTAACCAATGACTGCCCCTGGAACCTGCTTGATATGGTTTATCTAGCATCTTTAACATCAAACCTTCGCTTCCTGCATTGATACTGTTTTCCATAAAGTCTTCAATTTCACTTTCATTTTTTACCGTGCTCATTGGAATGTACTTTGAAAATTCATCTTCTTTGACATGTTTTTCAAGTTTTTCTCTTCGTTCTTTGTAACTTAATTCAACACAACTTTTGCCATTACAAAATAAAATATCAAAAAAGTTTACTGTGATTGGATATTCTGTAACTGCTTTTTCTATTTTGTATTTTCTTCTTCGATGCATTAGTTCTTGAAATGGTAGAAATTCTCCTGTATTCTCATTTATTGCAACAGCTTCTGCTTCTAAAATTATGTTGTCTGCAAGTATGTTTTTAGGAATTTTTTCAATAATGTCTGGATAATAACTTTCAATCCTTTCTAAACTCCTAGAAAATAATTCTACTTTTTCCCCTTCAATGTGTAATTGAACTCTTTCTCCGTCTAGTTTGTATTCTGCAGCAAATTCATTCCCCATCTTTTCAATTGCTTCTTGTTCACTTTTCACTCTGTCAGCTAACATTGGTCTGATTGGATTGAACAAAACAATTTCAAATTTTTCAATTCCTTCTAGGCCTTTTGTTGCAATAGTTTCTGCAACTTTGCCCAAGTCGCTTGATACGTTGTACGCATATTGAAGTTTTTTTCTATTTTCTTTATCTCCTGAAAATGCTATTGCTAAAGCATCCATTACAGTATTTTCTGCAATTCCTAGTCTCAAAGTTCCTAACAAAATTTTCAAAATAAAACTTGCCTCTAATGGGGTTGCGTCATTTAGCAAACTAGAAATGTATTTCATTTTCATATCTTGAGATCTAGATCCTCCTAGTTTTGCAATTTTGAATAATGTATCGTATACTCTTTCTACAGTAATGTCTTCAACTAGAAATGTAGTCTGTGTTTTTTGTTCCAAAATTATTGAAGATGCATGGCCGAGATCTCCGCCTTTCCTGTATTCGTCTTCGATTTTTTTAATAGGAATTCCTGAAGATTTTGAAATTGCTCTAATTGCAAGTTTCTCTGCAACTCCTAACTCAATTCCTTCAAAGTCTGGTCTTAATTTTCCTTGAATGAGGTATACTATTTTTGATATTACATCATGCGGTGTTTTTTCAAATAGTTCAACTAAAA is a window encoding:
- the endA gene encoding tRNA-intron lyase, whose protein sequence is MKSELIENRIIVWNIEDSRKLFSQGYYGKPIGIPKPKIEEIDAPLILDLIEGLYLLENKKITITKSKQRVTVDELIEICKKEVHEFDKKYLVYKNFRDKGYIINPGIKFGCDFAVYEKGPGIDHAPFLIQVYTRSEPITSTGIVLAGRLATSVKKQFILAIPKGKEKVDFLALDWWKA
- a CDS encoding DUF47 domain-containing protein — encoded protein: MYSGELEVQAKRKAIAVLQDEINRILNASRELATLPELMMKKDKSGIKNTLEQISTIEEEVENLRRKITREVADVGGLIMNRENLLNTAYTMDEIAGYITGISFKLSNVKITTLKSAKLDKDITKLIELVVDEVYKLNEIIRSLNTNTANAIELAQETQTIEREIDIKYRQATLKLLTEVTNTKELMLIKDVIEGIEEMADKCQRVSDSFILLALSL
- a CDS encoding ATP-dependent DNA ligase — protein: MEFAILAESFNKMESTRKRLELTQFLVELFEKTPHDVISKIVYLIQGKLRPDFEGIELGVAEKLAIRAISKSSGIPIKKIEDEYRKGGDLGHASSIILEQKTQTTFLVEDITVERVYDTLFKIAKLGGSRSQDMKMKYISSLLNDATPLEASFILKILLGTLRLGIAENTVMDALAIAFSGDKENRKKLQYAYNVSSDLGKVAETIATKGLEGIEKFEIVLFNPIRPMLADRVKSEQEAIEKMGNEFAAEYKLDGERVQLHIEGEKVELFSRSLERIESYYPDIIEKIPKNILADNIILEAEAVAINENTGEFLPFQELMHRRRKYKIEKAVTEYPITVNFFDILFCNGKSCVELSYKERREKLEKHVKEDEFSKYIPMSTVKNESEIEDFMENSINAGSEGLMLKMLDKPYQAGSRGSHWLKLKREYRNELGDSLDLVVIGGFFGKGRRTGSYGTLLLATYDEDEDTFPSICKVGTGFSDESLDQLYQILHPKVSIKKNPRIVSEMEADVWFEPELVIEVVASEITLSPIHKAALDVIRKDAGLALRFPKFTGKIRVEKAVEDASTNEEVISLYKGQKKVAHDKNLM